GCACCACCCTGTTCTCATTCTGGGTTATGGCCGGATCGGTCAGATCATCGGGCGGCTCTTGGAAGCGCAGGGCATTCGCACGACCCTGATCGACAATAATGGCGATCACATCGAATTCCTGAAACAGTTCCACCACCGCGTTTTCTACGGCGATGCCACCGATATGGATCTGCTGCGTCAGGCCGGCGCAGGCGGGGCCTGCATTATCGTCGTCGCCATCGCCGATAATCTCGAACTCGTCCGGCGCATCAAGAAAAGCTTTCCGGACGCCAAGCTGATCGTGCGCGCCAAGGGGCGGGTGCAACTGTTCGATTTGCTGGCTGAGAATGTGCATTTTGCAGAACGCGAAACCGTGCGCGGAGCCTTGGCTCTGGGCGAAGCGGTACTGACAGATATGGGCTATAATGAAGAGGAAGCCGACATGCTGGTCCAGCGCTTCCTCGAACTGGACTATGAGAATATTCAGCAGACCTATCATTTGCGCGGTGACATCAAGGCGCTGGCCGAAATGTCTTCTGAGGCAAGATTACTTCTGAAAGAGACTCTCGAGACCGAATTAGAGCAGCGCCGCGCAGACAGAAACTGACGGACTTCGAACGCACGCGACCGTCACAAAAACGGAGACGATCCATGAAAGGCCCAACCATGAAATATCTACTTGCCGGAGCCGTCAGCAGCCTCGCCTTGCTGACCACGGCCTTCCCCGCAACGGCTCAGTCTTCCGAGACGATGAACCGGCCCTTCACAGCAGAGCGCGTCTTCGACATCGAATATGCCAGCGATCCACAAATTTCTCCCGATGGATCGACCATAGCCTATGTACGCCGGTCCATGGATCGACAGACCGATACGGATCGCGGCGATATCTGGACGCTGAACACCGCGACGGGGGCGCATCGCCCGCTGATCGTCGGCGGCGCGTCCAAGGGCAGCCCGCGCTGGTCGCCGGATGGGACGCGCTTGCTCTATTCCACCGCGACGGATGAGCGGCCCGATCTGCGCGTGCACTATATCGATACGGGGGACAGCGTCTCGCTCGGCCAGTTCTATGAAGGCCCAGGCGCCATGACTTGGTCCCCGGATGGCAAGACCGTTGCTTTCAGCATGTTCGTTCCGGGCGAAACGCCGGCCTTCGCGAAGCCTGTGGCCACCCCAGCCGGGGCCAAATGGTCTGAACCCGTCCGCGTTTTCGACGACATGACCTTCCGTTTCGACGGGGCGGGATATTTGCGCGAAGGCGCGACCCATGTCTTCACCATCTCCGCTGACGGGGGATCCCCACGCCAGATCACAAGCGGCGATGTCGACTTTGGCGGCCCGGAATGGCTCGGTAACGGCACGCTGCTGGTCAGCGGCAATATGGCCGAAGACAGGGACATGGATCCGATCGAAAGCGAAATCTACACGGTGAGCCTGTCGGATCTATCGATGACGCCCCTGACCACACGCGACGGCCCGGACGGCAGCCCGACCGTCTCACCGGACGGCAAATGGATTGCTTATCTGGGCTATGATGACAGGCTGCGCGCCTACCAGCAGACCGAACTTTACATTATGGAAGCCGACGGCACGAATCCCCGCCGACTGGCCGACACTCTGGACCGGTCTTTCGACGCCATCCACTGGGGCAGCGACAGCCGCACGCTTTATGGCCAGATCGAAAATGCCGGCATCATCGACATTATTTCGATCGATACCCGCAGTGGGCGAACAAAAACGGTCGTCAGCGGCCTGGGCGGCACCTCCATCGGACGCCCCTACGCATCGGGCAGTTTCAGCGTCTCACAGACCAACACACCTGTCTTTGCATACACCGCTGGCTTTACGGACCGACCGGCTGAAATCGCCGTTCAACGGGGTGCCAGCGATCCACGCGTGATGACCACGCTGAATGATGATGTACTGCCTTTTCTCGACATGGCGCCGATCGAGGAATTTCATGTCAAATCGTCTGTCGATGGCCGGGAAATCGAAGCTTGGGTTGCCCTACCGCCAGGCTTTAAGGCCGATGGGAGTTTTCCACTTATTCTGGAAATTCATGGCGGGCCTCAAACCATGTACGGACCTTTCTTCGCTAGCGAAATTCAGCGCTACGCAGCGGAAGGCTATGTCACCGTCTATGTCAATCCGCGCGGATCCACCGGCTATGGCAATGACTTCGTTCAAGCCATCGACAAGGCTTATCCCGGCAACGACTATGTCGACCTGATGGATGTGGTCGATGATCTGGTGGCGCGCAATTATGCCAGTCCGGACCGACTGTTCGTGACCGGCGGCTCCGGCGGCGGCATTCTAACGGCATGGACCGTCGGCAAGACCGACCGCTTCGCCGCAGCCGCATCCGTCAAACCTGTCATCAACTGGATGACCATGGCCTTGGCCGCCGATATCGGCCAGTTTGTGCGCCGTCACTGGATCCGCGCCGATCCTTGGGAGGATCCCGATGCCTATCTGGATTTCTCCCCGATCATGCTGATCGACAATGTCACCACGCCGACCTTGATGATGGTGGGTGAGGAAGATTGGCGAACGCCGACCTGGGAGGCCGAGCAGTTCTACACCGCGCTCAAAATGCAAGGTGTCGATACGGCGCTGATCCGCATTCCGGGCTCACCGCATTATATTGCCAGCCGCCCCAGCCGTCTGATCGCCAAAACGGATAATATCATGGGTTGGTTTGCGAAATATGATCCTGCGAAGACGGAAGACGCCGCCGAGTAAAGACCCCCTCTCCCGCGAGGGAGAGGGAGGCGTGTTTACCGCCGCTTACCCTCAGCCATATTTGTCTTGAGCGCCTGCATGGCAGACCGGATGCGGGTCTTGACCGTTCCTAGCGGCAGACCCGTTTCATCCGATATTTCCTTGTGGGTCTTGAACTCCATATAGGCCATACGGATCGCCGTCTGCTGTGACGGTGTCAGCTTGTCGATTTCGCGCGCCAGCCAGTGGTTTTCCTCTTGGGCCATGAAACCGCTCTCAGCGCTTGGCACCTCGTCATCCGCGATCACTTTCATCAGTTCCGGGTCTCGTACATCGACCCGCCCATGCTTGCGCTGATGATCGATCCAGCGATTGCGCGTCATCCGGTAGACCCAGGTCGCGAAAGAAGCCTTGGTAGGGTCGAACATCTGCGCGCCGGTCCAGACCTTGACCATTACATCCTGAACGACGTCCTCGGCGGTTGCACCGCCCGCGCCGCGCGCCATCAGCCAGCCTTTTAGCTTGGGGGTATAGACATCGAACAGATCGGTCAGCGCCTGCGCATCCCGGTCCTCGGCAATCGACTTCAGCCAGTTGGCATCGCGCTTCGACGCCGAGAGCGACTTCGCCGTCTGTGGCGCGGCCCGCTTGCGCGGTTCCGGGGCCGGGGACTTTGTTTCAGGATAAGCTGCCGGGGTCGATGCGACGGCTGAATGGTCCCGCCGCGAACGGTCCGTCGTCTCCCCCTTGTCTGCAGTGGCCACGTGCCTCTCCGGTGTCTGGTGAGGATGCGCGGCACAAGATGGGACCGCAACGTCAGCATTTATATAGATTAAGAAACACACGCTGTCACCCGATCAACGCTTGCTTGTCGTCAATCCGAACGATTTTGCATCATTTCCATCCAGACCGGACTTGTCAGACGCACTCTAATTTCCTATATTTCTGTCATGACAGAAATATCGAAAACAATCGACGCGATGCCTGAAGCCGTCCGTCGCTTCATTCTCCACTGGGGCGATATGGGGCAGCAATGGGGTGTCAACCGGTCAATCGCGCAAATTCATGCGCTGCTCTACATCAGCGAGGCTCCGCTCCCGGCGGAGACGATTAGCGAGACATTGGGCATTGCTCGCAGCAATGTCAGCAATTCGCTCAAGGAACTGACTGGCTACCGCATCGTGCGCCGCGTGCCGGTGTCCGGCGAACGGCGCGATCATTTCACGGCTGAGACTGATGTCTGGGAACTGGCCCGCCGCATCGCCGCCGTGCGGAAGGCTCGCGAGATCGACCCGGCGCTTGAAACGCTGTCGCACTGCCTGTCCGATGCGGAGGGTGATGCCGAAGTCTCCGATGAACAGCGCCGCCGCTTGCGCGAAATGCATGCTTTTACCGCCGATATGGACCGCTGGTACACGCAAATGCAGGCCTTGCCGGTCCGGACCCTGACCCGCCTTGTTCGCCTTGGCGACCGCATCGTCGCGCTTCTGGGCCTCAATCGGAGTTAGCCGCCCATCCACCGGAGATCGCCTCAATGACAGGTTTGCAGACATGGCTGACAGGAGGACCGCGTCCGGTCTGGCTGCGCTATCTGCTCCTGATCGCTGCGGCGTCCGGCATCATCCGGTTCGCGCTCGGAACACCGTGGATGCGCGAAAGTGCCGTGCTTTACGTCCTGATTCCCTATCTGATCGGCATCGCGATCTATCTCTTTACGCCGGTCGCCAAGAGCGACCGTTTCCTGGCACGTCTGTGGCGCAATCTGCGCACGGCCCTGATCGTGATGATGGCGACCTCGCTGCTTCTGTTCGAGGGGTTTCTATGCGTTCTGGTGTTCCTGCCAATCTATGTATTCTTCGCCCTGTTGGCGGCCCTGATCTATCCGGGCCCGACGGCGCGTGACCGGAGCTGGCGCGACAAGACACGCATGAGTGTGATCCCCGTGCTGGTCGTCATACTGTCGATGGACGGTATTCGCGGCATGGACATATCCTTCGGACCGGACCGGGATGTGCTGGTGAGCCGGACGGCAACACTGGAGCTGACACCGGCAGAAATCCGCAGCAACATTATCGGCCATACCTATCCCGAAGCAGGTCGGACGCGTTTCCTCGCCCTCTTCCCGCGTCCGGTCGCCGTCGAGGCCCAGTCGCTCGCGGTCGGGGCACGTCATACCGCCCATATGGAATATCGTCGCTGGGGCGTGCCGGGCCTCAACGTCCATAAAGGTACGTCGATCATGGAATTCACCCACAACACGGAAACGGAGCTGCGCGCACAATTCATTCATGATGACACTTATTTGTCGCACTATATGCTCTTTCAGAGCTGGGCGCTGGAGATGACGCCGCGCGCGGACGGCCAGACCGACGTGACCCTCACAGTGGGCTATGAGCGATTGCTCGCCCCGGCCTGGTATTTCGGGCCCTTGCAGAAGCGGGCCGTGGGTGACGGGCTGGACTATGCGCTGCATGCGATCATTGGCGGCGCGGCGTGAGGGACATTGCCGCGCGCATCGTTCCGACACCGGGTTGCGACCCCGTGGCGGGGCGGGTTCGCTGGGATCCCGTCAAATCGCTGTGGTGGTCGGGCCTGACGGCGCTATGGCTGATTGGCGGCACGATCTGGTTCAGCTGGGGCGCGGTCGCGGTTTTCCTGGCGAGTTGCTTCCTCATTCTCTGTGGCGGTCATTCCATTGGCATGCACAGACGGTTGATTCATGAGAGCTTCGATTGCCCGCCCTGGCTCACCGTAATCGGGGTCTGGCTCGGTACGCTTGTCGGTCTCGGCGGACCCCGCACCATGATTCAGACTCATGATCTGCGCGACTGGGCCCAGCGTCAGTCGGATTGCCACCCCTATCTGAGACATGGTGGGGCTCCGGCGAAGGATTTTTGGTGGCAGGTCCATTGTTCCCTGACATTGGACCTGCCGCCTGGCTTCCAGCCCAGCGACCTTTATTCTGCCAGCTGCGCCATGCGATGGCTGCAGGCGACGGCCTTCTTGCAACAGATACCGATCGCGCTTTTACTCTGGATAATGGGCGGGCCCGGTTTCGTCGCCTGGGCGATCGGGGGACGTGTCAGCATCAGCATTTTCGGGCATTGGGCCGTGGGGTGGGTCGCTCATAATCACGGTCACCGTGATTTCCATAATGAGGGCCATTGTACGCAAGGGCATAATGTCCGGGGGTTCGGTCTGATCACCTTCGGCGAAGCTTATCACAATAATCATCACGCCTTTCCAGAAAGTGCCCGGCTCGGGCTTTTTCCGAACCAACCGGACCCCGGTTGGTGGGTCCTGATGATGCTGCAGCGCATCGGCCTTGTCTGGAATGTGGTCGAAGCCAGGGTCGAGGTTGGCCATTCCCTAAAACTGTGCCGCACTCCTCCCGCAACGGATGTGTCTATTCCCAGAAACGGCTAGGGGCTGTTTGTGAACGCCTATATTCTCATCATTACCGCAGCCTGCGTCACGGCAATCATTTCCGGCCTGTTCGGTATGGCGGGCGGGATGATCTTCATGGGCGTCATCGCCGTTTTTCTGGGCGTCGCGGAGGCCATGGTCCTGCACGGCGCAGTGCAGGGCGTTTCCAACAGCACACGCGCCTATTTTCTGCGCCGGGATGTCCGCTGGGACATTTTGGGCTGGACAGCGCTCGGGGCGATACCGGCTGCGCTGCTGATGCTGTCGGTTGCCTTCCTGCCGTCCAAAGCACAACTCTATCTCGCACTTGGCTTATTGCCGCTGCTTCTGTGGTTGCCGCGATCCTGGCTGGCAGGAGACGCCCAAAAGCCAGCGCATGCGGTCCTGTGCGGGGCGATGGTGATGGGCCTGAACCTGAGTGCGGGTGTCGCAGGTCCGGCGCTGGATTTCTTCTACGTCAAAACGCAACTGACGCGGCAGCAGATCGTCGCCACCAAGGCCGTCACCATGTTTGCATCGCATCTGGTCAAGATTGTCTACTTCGGTATTCCGCTGGCGCGCGGCGTCGGCTTGGCGGGACTGCCGCCTTGGTGGGTGTTTGTCGCAGCCGTTCCTGCCGTGATCGCAGGCACCTGGATCGGGACGCGTCTGCTGCACCACTTTTCCGACATCGGTTTCAAACGCTATACGCGCATTCTCGTCACACTGATCGGGGCCGTCTATGTCTGGCGCGGTTTTGCGCTTCTCTGAGCGACGACTGTATAGAGCGCGATTCCGATCAGCGTGATCGCTGTACCGATCCCGTCCCAGAGGCCGAATGGCTCTCCCAGCACAAGTATCGCGGCCACAATTGTCGCCAGCGGCCCGATCATGCCGAGAATAGCCACGAGTTGTGCTCCGATCCGGCCAATCGCCATATTGATAAAGAAGCTAGGCAGGAGGGTGCAGAAAAATGCCAACGCAACGGCGATTACCCAGAGCTGTCCCGGCAGTTGCAACGCCGCAATCATGCCGGACAGACCGCCTGAACTGACGAAGAAGTGGACCAGCAAGGCTGTCGCCGCGCCGATCATGGCGAGGCAAGTGAAAACGCGCGCGCCGATCCGGTCGATAAAGCCTTTGGCGATCAGCTGAAACAGCGCAAACAGAGCGGCGCAGAGCAGGATCAGCCCGGCCCCGAGCCAGAGATTGTCAGACGCCGTCATGTCGCCGCGCAGGAAAACCACGGCCAATCCCGCATAAGCGAGTGCGACCGATGCCAATCCCGCCCTGCTAATCCGGCCACCGAAAAACAGGGCGCCGAAGATCACGACGAAGGCCGGATAGGTAAACAGCAGCAGCCGTTCGAGCTGCGCCGTGATATATTTCAGGCCCTGAAAATCGAGAAAGGTGCAGATATAGTAAGCCAGAACACCCGCCGCCATTGCAGACAGGGTTTCGCGTATTCCGATCCGCCCCTGCCCCGCCCGGCGCGCAATCATCAGGATCAGGATATAGGCCGGAAGCGACAGCCCCATCCGTAACACCATCAGGGTGACGACGGGAAGGTCCGGCACGACCCCGTAAGCCATCTTCACCAGTACGGCTTTCATCGAAAACAGGACGGCACCAGTAATACCCAGTGCCATCCCGATCCCGTCCAGCCGCCCGCTCTCGCCGGACAATGCGGCCGCGCCCTGAACCTCGCGAAAGGACGTCTTCATCGTTTCGTCTGACGGCGGGCTCTGAAGAAACTTCGCAGCATGTCACTGGCGCGATCGGCACGCAGGCCGGCACTGATGAGGGGCCGGTGATGACAGGTCGGCGCGTCGAAGAAGCGCACGCCGCTTTCGACGGCCCCACCTTTCGGGTCGGACGCGGCATAGACAACCCGCGCAATCCGGGCATTGGCGATGGCCGACGCACACATGGTGCAGGGCTCCAGCGTGACGTAAAGCGTGTGCCCTGGCAGGCGGTAATTCCCGACCCTCTCACAAGCTGCACGAATGGCCAGCACTTCGGCGTGTGCCGTCGGATCGTGCTGCGCAATCGGTGCATTGGCGGCTTCGCCTACAACAATTCCGTTTACATTCACGATCACCGCACCCACGGGCACTTCGCAACTGTCAGCCGCAGCTTGCGCGAGCGCCAGCGCACGGTCCATATGGGCCAGATCGGGCCAGTCCTGATCGCTGTCATGGATCGTCATGACCGCGCCTGTGTGTCGGGATGGACAAATGGTCAAGCCAGCAGACGATAGCGAACGGATTGCCAAACGGCTGTCTCGCGCCGGAGTCGCGTCCCGCCGCGAAGCGGAACGCATGATCGAAGCGGGCCGGGTCAGCGTCAATGGCAAGCGTCTGGACACGCCAGCTTTTACCGTCACCGCCAAAGACGACATCGAGGTGGACGGCAAACCTCTCGCCGCTAAGGAGCCGCCGCGTCTGTGGCGCTATCATAAACCTCCCGGACTGGTGACAAGCCATAGCGATGAACGCGGACGTAAAACCGTGTTCGACGCGCTTCCCGAACATTTGCCCCGCGTGATCAGCATCGGCCGACTCGACCTGACGAGTGAAGGTCTGTTGCTGCTAACCAATGACGGCGAGCTGGCGCGGCAGCTGGAACTGCCCAGCACGGGCTGGTCGCGCCGCTACCGCGCGCGCGCCTATGGCAAGACGACGCAGGAGAAGCTCGACACGCTGAAAGACGGGATCGAGATCGACGGCCGCCAGACCGGCCCGATCGAGGCGACGCTCGAGTCCGAAAAAGGCGACAATGTCTGGGTCGAGGTCATGATCCGCGAAGGCAAGAACCGCGAAGTCCGTCGCGCGCTTGAAACGCTGGACTTGAAGGTCAACCGGCTGATCCGGACCAGCTATGGCCCGTTTCAGCTGCTCACGCTGCAACGCGGTGCCGTCGACGAAATCGGTCGCAAACAGCTGCGGGATCAGGTCGGCCATCTGATCGAAATTCCGCGCGAACAGGATCGCCACAAGCGCAAACCGCCCAAGCGCGGCACGCATGCAAGCAAGAAAGCCAAAGTCGACAGCCAGCCCGGCGCGCGCAAGCAGGACGCCGCGAAGAATGCGAAACGCCCTCCGCCCAAGAAAGCGCAGGGTGGGCGCCGCAAGGGACCACCTAGGGCTAGGGGATGACTTTGTTCGTCTTTCTCCTGCTCAACTCGGCAAAAGTCGGAGTTCGGGATCGTCGCCAGTTCAACGCTGATTTTGTCTCAGAAAGCGGGGCCCCGGCTTTCGCCTGTGTGGTCGAAAACTAATGAGGATTGTTTCAGGCAGCCATCGCGGTCGGACCATCGTCACGCCGGACGGGCGTAATACGCGGCCAACATCCGATCAGACGCGCGAGTCCATCTTCAACATTCTCGATCATGCGGACTGGGCTCCGCCTCTCGACGGCGCGCATGTGCTGGACATTTTCGCCGGCTCCGGCGCGCTGGGGCTGGAAGCCATCAGTCGCGGCGCGGCCTTTACCGTCTTCGTCGAACGGCATCCGCAGGCCCTGGCGGCGATCCGGAAGAATATCAATCATTTCGGACTGGGCGACGAAGCCCGCATTCACCGCTTTGACGCGACAAAGCTGAAACTGGCTCCGGCCAACCGCCCGGCCTCCTTCACCCATGTTTTCATGGATCCGCCTTACGGCAAAGGCCTCTGGTCGCCCGTGCTCCGACGCCTGCCACAATATCTGTCCGCGGACGGGATCATAATTCTTGAGGAATCCCGCGACACCGAGGTTGCGCCGACAGTCGAAAGAGCCGGCTGGGAAATCATGGCCGACAACCTCTGGGGCGCAGCCCGCGTACTGTTTCTGAAGCAGAAATAGGCTCTTCGCGCCGTTAACCCGATCTGCGCCTTTATCCTGTACACGCCCCTCATGGAGCGTTGAACATGGATGAATGCCTTGAACAGATACAATGGATGATGACGGCGGAAGCCCTTTGGGATTTCGTTACAGGAGACGCCGTTTCGCCCACTGCCGCAGCAGACATTGGATATGACAGTTCGAAAGACGAGCAGACGCCGCTCTTTATCTGAGGTGTCATGACGCCACCCTGACCCGAAAGCCGCTCAATATCAGCCTATTCAGACCGACTCAGAACAGGTCGTTGATTCCTGAAACTTTCAGATCGTTTTCGAAGGCTTCAAGCTCGTCTGCGCTGAATGTATTGCACAGGGTTTCGAAGGCTTTCTGGGCCTTTTTATAGCCTTTCTTGGCGGCCTTATCGTAAAATCTGGCGGCTCTGATCCGGTCTTTGTCACGACCATTGCCATGTTCATGCGCGTGCCCGATCAGATAGAGGCTTTTCATATGGCCGCGTCTCGCAGCCGGCTCGAGATGGAGGAAGGCGTTGTCATACGCGCCCTCCATATAGAAATCGCGCCCGGGGCGATAATGCCGATCGGCCCCGTTGCTCAGCATGCGATAGCCCATACCCATCGATAGCTTACCTAAAATCCAGCCGGGCAGGACAGCCAGTATCGCAAAAACGACGAGCCCGCCGAAAAGCGAGTCGAGGTCGAAAATATAGACAAAAATACCGTTGATGATGACCATGGCCGGTATGGCGCGGACATAGATCTTCCGAAATGTCCTGTTACGTTCTGCAAAGAAAAAACTCAGCGCGATCAAAAACAGGACGATCAGAAAAATCTGCCATTCGCTCAGATTGATCTGCAGGACGTTCCGGCTGAAGCTGGAAACCGTAAACAGTCCGATGACGAAAGGGGCGAGGAACAAAACCGCCCAAACGAACGGATTGCTAAAGAGATAACGCAGGTGGATTCTGATAAAGCCAGGCACCCTCAGACCGAAAAGCATCGGTGCGTATTCCGTCGCCGCGAGTTTCAAATATCGCTTCGAAATCAAGCCCATTGCCTCAGCGCCGTCCGAACAACCGCTCAATATCAGCGAGTTTCAACTCCACATAGGTCGGGCGACCGTGATTACACTGACCACTATGGGGTGTCGCTTCCATCTGGCGGAGCAGAGCGTTCATTTCCTCGCCCGTTAGCCGACGGCCGGCGCGCACAGAGCCGTGACAGGCCATCGTCCCACAGACATGTTCGAACCGTTCCTTCAGCGACAGCGCTTCGTCATATTCAGACAGATCATCGGCCAGATCGCGGAGCAAGCCCTGCGCATCAACCTTGCCAAGCAGAGCGGGTGTTTCGCGCACCAGCACCGCACCCGTGCCGAACGGTTCCAGGATCAGACCCATTTCGGCCAGTTCGTCGGCGCGCGCGAGAATACGCGCTGCATCCGTTTCGCCAAGATCGACTATATCGGGGATCAGCAGTGCCTGACGGGTCACGCCGTGGCCCCGCATGGCCTGTTTCATCCGTTCATAGACAAGCCGTTCATGCGCCGCGTGCTGATCGACGATGACGATGCCGTCCGCGGTCTGCGCCACCACATAGGTTTCATGCAGCTGGGCGCGGGCCAGCCCTAACGGGTAGCTGTCCGTGGGTTGCGCCGACGGGCCGACAGGGGCAATTTCTCCGGTCTCCGGATTGAAGCTCTCAGCCGTTTCATGGGCGTCCACCCGCGCGCTTTGTCCATCCAGAAGGCGCTGCATGTCAGGCGGCGGCGCGGCGTAAGGCTGCGCTGCATAATCGCGCTGATAGGCATAGTGGGCCTGCCCGGTCTGAATGCGGCCCAGCGCATAATCGGAGACGGTGGTGCTGGCCCGGTGTCCGGCTTCGGCCAGTGCATGGCGCAGGGCTGAAACGATCAGACCGCGCACCACGCCCGGCGCGCGAAAGCGGACTTCAGTCTTAGCGGGGTGCACATTGACGTCGACCAGTTCCGGCGGAACGTCGAGATAGAGCGCGGCCACGGGATGACGGTCGCGCGCCAGAAAATCCTGATAAGCCCCGCGGATCGCGCCGAGCAAGAGCCGGTCGCGCACGGGGCGACCATTGACGAACAGGAATTGATGCTGCGTATTGCCGCGCGAAAAGGTCGGCAGACCGGCAAAACCCGACAAGCGGATATCGTCCCGTGTCTGATCCACAGCGACCGCGTTCCGCGCGAATGCATCGCCCAGCACATCGGCCAGACGCGCCAGACGACCATCATCGCCCTCATTACGCCGGACCAGTTTCAGCGACGTCCGGACCTGCGATCCCGACGTGAAGCCGACCGTCGGATTGGCCATGGCCAGCCGTTTGACGATGTCGGAAATGGCAAGGCTTTCAGACCGCTCAGTTTTCAGGAATTTTAGGCGCGCCGGGGTCGCATGGAACAGGTCCCGGACTTCGATGCGGGTTCCGGGCAGGCCGAGGCGCGGCGCTGGCCGGACCGATCCGGCCATGCCGCCATCGACGATAACTTCTGCCGCTTCCTTCGCATTGGACACCTGACTGGTCAGGGTCAGGCGAGAAACCGACGCAATGGATGGCAGGGCTTCGCCACGAAAGCCGAGACTGGCAATATTGAGCAGATCCCATTCACCCGTATCAGAAGGCCGCAATTTCGATGTTGCGTGGCGTTCCAGCGCAATGGGGATATCGTCAGCACTCATGCCGTGCCCGTCATCACTGACGACGATCAGCGTGCGCCCCCCATCCTCGTAGCGGATATCGATCTGGCCTGCGCCTGCATCGATCGCATTTTCCACCAGCTCCTTGATGACGGAGGCCGGGCGCTCCACAACCTCGCCCGCCGCAATGCGGTTCACGGTCTGGGCCGGTAGTTTCTGAATGGCGGGTCGGGCTGTCACCCGTGCGGGCCTATCAGAGTCGCGAAGCGAGCACCAATAGGGCGATCACAGTGATGACCAGCCAGCCCGGATGACGAAATCGGGTCCAAACGGCGATCAGTACCGCGCTAAGCGCGAAGGCCACGATCAAGACCGCGGCGCTAAGCCC
This genomic window from Algimonas porphyrae contains:
- the mutL gene encoding DNA mismatch repair endonuclease MutL, producing the protein MTARPAIQKLPAQTVNRIAAGEVVERPASVIKELVENAIDAGAGQIDIRYEDGGRTLIVVSDDGHGMSADDIPIALERHATSKLRPSDTGEWDLLNIASLGFRGEALPSIASVSRLTLTSQVSNAKEAAEVIVDGGMAGSVRPAPRLGLPGTRIEVRDLFHATPARLKFLKTERSESLAISDIVKRLAMANPTVGFTSGSQVRTSLKLVRRNEGDDGRLARLADVLGDAFARNAVAVDQTRDDIRLSGFAGLPTFSRGNTQHQFLFVNGRPVRDRLLLGAIRGAYQDFLARDRHPVAALYLDVPPELVDVNVHPAKTEVRFRAPGVVRGLIVSALRHALAEAGHRASTTVSDYALGRIQTGQAHYAYQRDYAAQPYAAPPPDMQRLLDGQSARVDAHETAESFNPETGEIAPVGPSAQPTDSYPLGLARAQLHETYVVAQTADGIVIVDQHAAHERLVYERMKQAMRGHGVTRQALLIPDIVDLGETDAARILARADELAEMGLILEPFGTGAVLVRETPALLGKVDAQGLLRDLADDLSEYDEALSLKERFEHVCGTMACHGSVRAGRRLTGEEMNALLRQMEATPHSGQCNHGRPTYVELKLADIERLFGRR
- the rsmD gene encoding 16S rRNA (guanine(966)-N(2))-methyltransferase RsmD, which produces MRIVSGSHRGRTIVTPDGRNTRPTSDQTRESIFNILDHADWAPPLDGAHVLDIFAGSGALGLEAISRGAAFTVFVERHPQALAAIRKNINHFGLGDEARIHRFDATKLKLAPANRPASFTHVFMDPPYGKGLWSPVLRRLPQYLSADGIIILEESRDTEVAPTVERAGWEIMADNLWGAARVLFLKQK